The following coding sequences are from one Nicotiana tomentosiformis chromosome 3, ASM39032v3, whole genome shotgun sequence window:
- the LOC138907353 gene encoding uncharacterized protein, translating into MNNTPVSTPIIRPAKGGGQVSRCHPRGGGQAGGTPAKFYAFPVRPDAAASDVCCRDASILFDPGSTYSYASSLFAHYLDVPHESLGVPIFVSTPVGDSVVMDRVYRSCIVTFCGYETRANLLLLDMTDFEVILCMDWLSPYHAILDCHAKTVTLVMPELPRLKWRGSSISAPSRVISFLKARHMVEKGFLAYLAYARDIAAETPMIDSDPVVREFTDVFPSDLPSMPPDRDIDFSIDLAAGTQPIYIPPYRMAPKELKK; encoded by the coding sequence ATGAATAATACACCAGTTTCCACACCGATCATCCGGCCTGCCAAAGGTGGAGGGCAGGTGAGTAGGTGtcaccctagaggtggaggccaagcaGGTGGCACTCCAGCTAAGTTCTATGCCTTTCCAGTCAGACCAGATGCAGCAGCCTCAGATGTCTGCTGTAGGGACGCTTCAATATTAttcgatccagggtctacatattcctatgcttcttccttatttgctcattatttggatgtCCCTCATGAGTCCTTGGGTGTTCCTATTTTTGTGTCCACGCCCGTGGGTGATTCTGTCGTTATGGATCGGGTCTACCGATCCTGTAttgtgactttctgtggttatgagaccagagcgaatcttctgttgctcgacatgaccgactttgaggtcatcctgtgcatggactggttgtctccgtatcatgccatccttgattgccatgccaagactgttaccttggtgatGCCAGAGTTACCTAGATTGAAGTGGAGGGGTTCATCTATCAGTGcacctagtcgggttatctctttcctgaaggctcgacacatggtcgagaagggttttctggcttatctagcttatgctCGGGATATTGCTGCAGAGACTCCTATGATTGATTCAGATCCTGTTGTGCGGGAGTTCactgatgtgtttccttctgatttaccaagcatgccaccagatcgtgatatcgatttcagtattgatttggcAGCAGGCACCCAACCTATCtatattccaccataccgcatggccccgaaagagttgaagaagtag